The DNA region AAGCTATGCTCCGCTATTTTATTCGTGCAGTGCATGACAATAGACGCACCCTTGTACGCCCTCGTATGATCATTGGTGTGCCTTCAGGTATTACCCAAGTTGAACGTCGTGCTGTAGAAGATTCAGCTAAACAAGCTGGCGCGCGTGAAGTCTATACTATTATGGAACCTATGGCGGCAGCTATTGGTGCCGGTCTTCCAGTACATGATCCGTCAGGCAGCATGATCGTTGACATTGGTGGTGGTACTACAGAAGTTGCAGTAATAAGCTTAAAAGATGTGGTGTTCTGCCGTTCAGTACGTGTAGGCGGTGACGAAATGGATCGTGCTATTGTACAATATGTAAAACGTAAATACAATTTATTAATTGGTGAACGTACTGCTGAAATGATCAAAATAGAAATAGGTACCGTACTCCTTGATGGTCAACTAGAAAGTGTAGAAGTTAAAGGACGTGATTTGCTTACTGGTGTACCTAAGACTATTACCTTAACTAATACCGAAGTGCATGAATCGTTGCTAGAAACTATAGCAAGTATAATTGATGTTGTACGTGTTGCTTTAGAAAATACGCCACCAGAGTTATCATCAGATTTAGTTGATAAAGGTATAGTAATGGCAGGCGGTGGCTCACTGCTTCGTGGTCTTGATAAATTGATATCACGTGAGACAGGTCTTCCTGTACGTATTGCTGATGACCCGTTGTTTTGTGTGGTAAATGGTGCAGGTAAAGTTCTTGAAGAATTAGATTTCTTTAAAGAAACACTTATGCGATAACGCAATTTTAGTTTTAATTTTAGAAAGGCATTAAGCACTACCGGTTGCTTAGTGCCTTTTTGCTGGTAAGCTCAATGCTACTAATAACATTATAAACCACATAAACAATCAAGGTTACACTATGAAACAGTTATTAAGCTTATTTTCTTTGGCAACGTTGTTTGCCACCACTATTCAAACTATTCAATACGATTCTATTTTAAGCAAAAGCGAAGACGGTAAAGGTCAAGGCTTGATTGCTACTAAAGATCTTAAAGCTGGTACACTTGTTCAGAAATTCGAAGGCGAAGAAACTGAACGTGAGTATAAATGCTGTCTTGAGCGTGCTGTTGTAGTGCGACATGTAAAGTGGATAGATCGTGACGAAAATGGTAAAGATAAGTGGATACTAGTAACAAGTGATGCTGCGTACCTTAATCACTCATGCGATGCTAATTGCAAAGTAGTTAAAGGTGATGTTATAACTATTAAGGATATTAAAGCTGGTGACGAGCTAACAATATCATATAATAGTCGTAGCTTAAATAATTTTCCTGCTGATATGGTATGGAAAAAGAAATGGGATTTACCGTGCAAATGTAATGCACATAATTGCCAAAAGTTGATCAATAAATTTGTTGATTAATTAGAGAAATTAGTCTAAGGCCTTGGAATTACCAGGGCCTTATTTTTTTAGCTATCTAATGAGCATCTTTTGTAGATAAGCTAATTTGGAGTTTTTTATCCAGAACTTGAGCTAAGCGGCTTAATGTAAGAAGAGTGATAGAGTAATTGTGGGGGTCAAGTAAGCGCTTTAAAGCTGTTCTGCTTGTCTTTAATCGAAGTGCCATTTCTTTTTGAGTTATATTGTTCTCAATCATTTCCTGTTTTAAGTGATAAGCTATAACTTGTTTAATAGCAGCTATCTGAGCTTCTTCCAGGATGCCTTCATTTTCTAAAAAAGTATCAAAGTCTGACCCAATATGTTTGTTTTTTGTCATATTATCCTTCGTTAAATATTTTTTAATCGTTTGAGAGCTAATGCTAATTCAATTTGAGGAGTTTTTTGTGTCTTTTTAATAAACGCGTGAAGCAAAATTATAAAACCGTCTTTTAGGGTGAAAATAACCCGAGCAATTCGATTATTAAGGGTAATTCTTACTTCCCAAAGTTTATTACCTAAGGGTCTTACAAGAGGTAATCCTAAAGGCCAACCAATTTGTACACGTTTAATATCGTAACCAATAATCTTTCGATCTTCTTTACCAAAAGACATAAGCCAATCATAAACAGGTTCTTTGCCTGAATCTTCACGATAAAACTTTATAGGAATTGCTTTTAAAAGAATCATATCACCTCATGTACACTGCTTTTTAAAAATTGTACCAAAATTGGTGCATTGTGTCAATCGTTACTTCAATGATGGTATTGTAACTATTAAAGATGTTAAAGCTGGTGAAGAGCTGACAATATCCTATACTAGCAGTAGCTTAAATAATTTTTCTGCTGATACGCTACGGAAAAAGAAATGGGATTTACCGTGCAAGTGTAATGCAGATAATTACCAATAGTTAATCAGTAAATTTGTTGATTAATTACAGCAATTAGCCTAAGGCCTTGGAATCATCAAGGCCTTATTTTTTTACGAAATATTGCGCAGAAAGCTCACTCGATAGCTTTAGCTGTGGGATGAATGCGCGTTAATTGCGATAAAACTTACACGTAGATCTGACGGCATTTTGAACATAAGTTACTATAAAAATAGGGCCTTGAGTTATCAAGGCCCTAAGTATTGAAAGAGATG from Candidatus Dependentiae bacterium includes:
- a CDS encoding rod shape-determining protein, giving the protein MSNIFSRFLPARRLFSFFSNDLAIDLGTANTVVYVPNKGIVLNEPSVVAVNAKTNQVLAAGKRAKEMLGKTPESIVACRPMREGVIANFELTEAMLRYFIRAVHDNRRTLVRPRMIIGVPSGITQVERRAVEDSAKQAGAREVYTIMEPMAAAIGAGLPVHDPSGSMIVDIGGGTTEVAVISLKDVVFCRSVRVGGDEMDRAIVQYVKRKYNLLIGERTAEMIKIEIGTVLLDGQLESVEVKGRDLLTGVPKTITLTNTEVHESLLETIASIIDVVRVALENTPPELSSDLVDKGIVMAGGGSLLRGLDKLISRETGLPVRIADDPLFCVVNGAGKVLEELDFFKETLMR
- a CDS encoding type II toxin-antitoxin system RelE/ParE family toxin, with amino-acid sequence MILLKAIPIKFYREDSGKEPVYDWLMSFGKEDRKIIGYDIKRVQIGWPLGLPLVRPLGNKLWEVRITLNNRIARVIFTLKDGFIILLHAFIKKTQKTPQIELALALKRLKNI
- a CDS encoding SET domain-containing protein — encoded protein: MKQLLSLFSLATLFATTIQTIQYDSILSKSEDGKGQGLIATKDLKAGTLVQKFEGEETEREYKCCLERAVVVRHVKWIDRDENGKDKWILVTSDAAYLNHSCDANCKVVKGDVITIKDIKAGDELTISYNSRSLNNFPADMVWKKKWDLPCKCNAHNCQKLINKFVD
- a CDS encoding XRE family transcriptional regulator, translating into MTKNKHIGSDFDTFLENEGILEEAQIAAIKQVIAYHLKQEMIENNITQKEMALRLKTSRTALKRLLDPHNYSITLLTLSRLAQVLDKKLQISLSTKDAH